AGGGTGCTCTCCCGGACAGGCGCAGGGGTCAGCGCCGCAGCGGGGGCAGCCGGCGGCGTAGCGGGCGACGGCGCGGGCGACCTCCACCCCGGCCAGAGCGGCGACGCTCACCGTCCAGGCCAGGACGTCGCCGACCTCCTCCTCCAGCGCCGCCGGGTCGCGGCGGCGCAGCG
The nucleotide sequence above comes from Armatimonadota bacterium. Encoded proteins:
- a CDS encoding MazG nucleotide pyrophosphohydrolase domain-containing protein, producing MDFYQFQQRIATIYGERDRVRGLDGTFRRLVEEVGELARALRRRDPAALEEEVGDVLAWTVSVAALAGVEVARAVARYAAGCPRCGADPCACPGEHPLVLRAGRDG